A genomic segment from Triticum urartu cultivar G1812 unplaced genomic scaffold, Tu2.1 TuUngrouped_contig_5149, whole genome shotgun sequence encodes:
- the LOC125528837 gene encoding uncharacterized protein LOC125528837: protein MAKLMCLCFIILAIAVAVSADECEGDRQDMIKECSQYTKWPAEPKLDPSKACCAVWQKANIPCLCAGLTKEKEKIWCMEKVDYVANFCKKPFPRGYKCGSYTFPPLA, encoded by the exons ATGGCGAAACTCATGTGCTTATGTTTCATCATCCTCGCCATTGCGGTGGCCGTGTCGGCCGATGAATGCGAGGGTGACCGACAGGACATGATCAAGGAGTGCAGCCAGTATACGAAATGGCCAGCAGAGCCAAAGCTAGACCCATCGAAGGCGTGTTGTGCTGTGTGGCAGAAGGCGAACATCCCATGCCTTTGTGCCGGTCTCACCAAGGAGAAAGAAAAGATATGGTGTATGGAGAAGGTCGACTATGTTGCCAATTTCTGCAAGAAGCCATTCCCACGTGGCTACAAGTGCGGAA GTTACACTTTCCCACCTCTGGCATAG